CGGACATCCGGTCGGGGCCTCCGGCGTGCGGATGCTTCTCGACGCGGCCAAGCAGGTCAGCGGCACGGCCGGTGACTATCAGGTCGAGGGCGCACGAAGATTCGGCACCCTGAACTTCGGCGGCAGCACCGCTACCACCGTCAGTTTCGTCGTGAGCACTGGCGAAGGGGCATGACATGAATGTCGAGATCGTCGGCAAATACCTGTCCACCCTGCCCGAGGATGACGACCACCCCTATCGCACCGGTCCGTGGCGACCACAGACCACCGAGTGGGACGCCGACGCGCTGACCGCCGTCGAGGGCGAGATCCCCCGCGACCTGGACGGCATCTACCTGCGCAACACCGAGAACCCGCTGCATCCGGCGTTCAAGACCTACCACCCGTTCGACGGCGACGGCATGGTGCACGTCGTCGGCTTCCGCGACGGAAAGGCCTTCTACCGCAACCGTTTTGTCCAGACCGAGGGCTTCCTGGCCGAAAACGAGGCGGGTGGACCGCTGTGGCCGGGACTGGCCGAGCCGGTGCAATTCGCCAAGCGGGATACCGGCTGGGGGGCTCGCACCCTGATGAAGGACGCGTCGAGCACCGACGTCATCGTGCACCGCGGCATCGCGCTGACCAGCTTCTACCAGTGCGGCGACCTCTACCGGCTGGATCCCTACTCGGGCAACACCCTGGGCAAGGAGACCTGGAACGGGCACTTTCCGTCCGGCTGGGGCGTATCGGCTCATCCCAAGGTCGACGGCAAGACCGGCGAGCTGTTGTTCTTCAATTACAGCAAGCAAGACCCGTATATGCATTACGGCGTCGTCGACCAGAACAACGAGCTGGCACACTACGTCGACATCCCGCTGCCCGGCCCGCGATTGCCCCACGATATGGCGTTCACCGAAAACTATGCCATTCTCAACGATTTCCCGCTGTTCTGGGATCCCCGGCTGCTCGAGCACAACGTGCACCTGCCGCGCTTCTATCCGGACATGCCGTCGCGGTTCGCGGTGATCCCGCGCCGGGGATCTAGCGCCGATATCCGCTGGTTCGAGGCGGATCCGACGTTTGTGCTGCACTTCACCAACGCCTACGAAGACGGCGACGAGATCGTGCTCGACGGCTTCTACGAGGGCGACCCCCAGCCGCTGGACACCGGCGGGAGCAAATGGGAGAAGCTGTTTCGCTTCCTGGCCCTGGATCGCCTGCAAACCCGGCTGCACCGGTGGCGGCTCAACCTGGTCACCGGCGCGGTGAAAGAAGAACAGCTGTCGGAGTCCATCACCGAGTTCGGGACGATCAACGACGGCTACGCCACGCGCCAGTACCGCTACGCCTATGCCGCGACCGGCAAACCGGGCTGGTTCCTGTTCGACGGACTGGTCAAACACGACCTGCTCACCGGAAACCAGGAGGGCTACTCGTTCGGTGACGGTGTCTATGGAAGCGAAACCCAGATGGCGCCACGGGTTGGTGGCACCGCTGAGGACGACGGCTATCTGGTCACGCTCACCACCGACATGAACGACGACACCTCCTACTGCCTGGTCTTCGACGCGGCCCGCGTCGGTGACGGCCCGGTGTGCAAACTACAGCTGCCCGAACGTATTTCCAGCGGCACCCATTCGACGTGGGTACCCGGCGCCGAGTTGCGGCGCTGGCATCACGACGAGTCGTCGGCGGGCGCTGTCGGGCTGTGATGCTCGCGAGGCTGTAATACGGCAGGAAGACTTCGAGTGGCGGCCTCCGTTTACAGGCTCGGTGAAACGGAGGAGCAGTGAACAACAACAAGCGCCGCCGGATGACACACTGGCCCAAGGAGTTGGCATCGATCGGCTGTATCCGCTTCGCCCGTCGCTCCTCGAATTTCGAGGAGACGGTGCGCTTTTACCGTGACCTGGTCGGGCTTCCGCTCTACGAGACGTTCGCGGAAAGCTACGGGAGCAACGGTGCGATCTTCGGTCTGCCAAGCTGGAACCTCACCCTCGAGATTGTCGAGGCGGTCGACGACGTCGCCGTGGACCACCACGAACAGCTGTGCCTGTACTTCCCGGACAATGCGGCGCAGCAGGAGGCATTGGCACGGCTCCGGAAGGCTGGAGTCGAGCCCGCCGAGCAGCACCCGTACTGGGAAGCGATGGGAGCGGTCACCTTCCGCGACCCGGACGGCCGGGAAGTCGTGTTCGCGCCCTTCGTGTACGGGGTCAACGAGCCCGCCGACAGTTCCGCCTCGGGCACCCACGAGTTCCCGTCGAGCTGAGACCGTCAGCGCTTGCGCGGCGCGCGTTTTTTGCTGACCAGCGGAAGAGGTGAGTCGTCGCTGTTGACCCGCAACGTAACCCGGGGCAGTCGCTTACCCGGCTGTCTTCGCAGGGCGTAGTGCCACGCCGGCCCCTCTGTCAGCTGCCAGCCCCGCCAGCGGGCGACAAGGCATAGGACAGCGCCGACGACGGTGGCAACCACCGCCCCCACGGTGGCTTGCCCGCAGCGGGCGAAGAGCACCACCATAGCGCTGGCGATGACCGCACAGGTCGCGTAAAGCGTGTTACCGCCGAAGATCTGCGGAGTTCGGCGGACCGCGATATCACGCAGTGTCCCACCTCCCACTGCGGTGATGGTGCCCATCAGCAGTGCCGCCGCCCAGCCCAGACCTATCCCGAGTGTCTTTTGCGCTCCCGCGACCGCCCAGGTTCCCAGCGCGATCGCGTCGATAGCGGGGAACGCCAGGTTCCACGTGCGGCCGTACACCGGTACCAGAAAGGCCACGACGCCCCCGGCGATAGCCGTCACCAGATACAGGTAGTCGGTCAGCGCGACCGGAGGTCCGTGTTGCAACAGGGTGTCCCGGATCAGCCCGCCGCCCAGGCCAGACAGAATAGCCAACGCCGCAAACCCGATGGGGTCCAGACGTTCCTCGGTGGCGACAATGCCACCGAGCACCGCATTGCCGAAGACACCGGCGAGATCGATGACCCGGAATACTTCGCCGAGCGTCGGACTCACGGGGCATCGCTTTCAACACAGTCCGCCACGAATGGTGAAGTCTATTGCAGGGTCGCCGACACCACCGCCCAAAGCGAGCAAACCACCGCGCACGCGGCCGCTCCCGCACCCACGTACAGGCCGTACTCGGCCGACACCTGCGGGTTGACGTTGATCGTGTAGTACCAGATGGTGAGCGCGACGATGAGCAGCGAAACCAGTAGCGCGGCAATCGAAGACAGCTTGGCCGACAAATCCCGTCCCACCATCGCGCCGGCCACCAGCAACGTCGACGACAGCAACACGATCAGTTGGCCCGCGCCGAACCCCCGCGGCAGTGCCAGGTTGCCGTGAGTGCCGCCGATCGCGTTTGCCCAGCCTCCGCCGCCGACCGTCGTCGTCAACCACGG
The nucleotide sequence above comes from Mycobacterium pseudokansasii. Encoded proteins:
- a CDS encoding trimeric intracellular cation channel family protein yields the protein MSPTLGEVFRVIDLAGVFGNAVLGGIVATEERLDPIGFAALAILSGLGGGLIRDTLLQHGPPVALTDYLYLVTAIAGGVVAFLVPVYGRTWNLAFPAIDAIALGTWAVAGAQKTLGIGLGWAAALLMGTITAVGGGTLRDIAVRRTPQIFGGNTLYATCAVIASAMVVLFARCGQATVGAVVATVVGAVLCLVARWRGWQLTEGPAWHYALRRQPGKRLPRVTLRVNSDDSPLPLVSKKRAPRKR
- a CDS encoding VOC family protein, yielding MTHWPKELASIGCIRFARRSSNFEETVRFYRDLVGLPLYETFAESYGSNGAIFGLPSWNLTLEIVEAVDDVAVDHHEQLCLYFPDNAAQQEALARLRKAGVEPAEQHPYWEAMGAVTFRDPDGREVVFAPFVYGVNEPADSSASGTHEFPSS
- a CDS encoding carotenoid oxygenase family protein, giving the protein MNVEIVGKYLSTLPEDDDHPYRTGPWRPQTTEWDADALTAVEGEIPRDLDGIYLRNTENPLHPAFKTYHPFDGDGMVHVVGFRDGKAFYRNRFVQTEGFLAENEAGGPLWPGLAEPVQFAKRDTGWGARTLMKDASSTDVIVHRGIALTSFYQCGDLYRLDPYSGNTLGKETWNGHFPSGWGVSAHPKVDGKTGELLFFNYSKQDPYMHYGVVDQNNELAHYVDIPLPGPRLPHDMAFTENYAILNDFPLFWDPRLLEHNVHLPRFYPDMPSRFAVIPRRGSSADIRWFEADPTFVLHFTNAYEDGDEIVLDGFYEGDPQPLDTGGSKWEKLFRFLALDRLQTRLHRWRLNLVTGAVKEEQLSESITEFGTINDGYATRQYRYAYAATGKPGWFLFDGLVKHDLLTGNQEGYSFGDGVYGSETQMAPRVGGTAEDDGYLVTLTTDMNDDTSYCLVFDAARVGDGPVCKLQLPERISSGTHSTWVPGAELRRWHHDESSAGAVGL